A genomic window from Companilactobacillus alimentarius DSM 20249 includes:
- a CDS encoding SAP domain-containing protein, with amino-acid sequence MSEKPRFNSKMSSDVFISFYWYKEELQKICREYQLPSYGTKAELTNYIVKFLDGVPVSSIKPVRKIRRSTSGNLKAEDINLNTKLLNSGFSLNNEARKFFEQYYKVPSFSFRKSMGIKMREVERNADTNATVRDLIWALENSQVDLKHNKEEQTYQWNNFVRDFRLDISSKNYRTPMKVASILWKKVRDSNQEKKYSHKLMVNNSKLIEKYLK; translated from the coding sequence ATGTCTGAAAAGCCACGTTTCAATTCGAAAATGAGTAGCGATGTCTTCATTAGTTTTTATTGGTATAAGGAAGAGTTACAGAAAATTTGTAGGGAATATCAATTGCCAAGTTATGGTACAAAAGCAGAATTAACCAATTATATCGTAAAGTTCTTGGATGGCGTACCCGTATCGAGTATAAAGCCCGTTAGAAAAATTAGGCGGTCTACTTCTGGAAATTTAAAAGCTGAAGATATCAATTTAAATACAAAGTTACTAAATTCAGGCTTTTCTCTGAATAATGAAGCTAGAAAGTTTTTTGAACAATATTATAAAGTTCCCTCATTTTCATTTCGTAAATCTATGGGAATTAAGATGAGAGAGGTTGAAAGAAACGCAGACACAAATGCGACTGTTCGGGATTTGATTTGGGCATTAGAAAACAGTCAGGTGGATCTAAAACACAATAAAGAAGAACAGACCTATCAATGGAACAATTTTGTAAGGGACTTTCGATTGGATATATCTTCGAAGAATTATAGAACTCCAATGAAAGTTGCTTCAATTCTATGGAAAAAGGTTAGAGATTCTAATCAGGAAAAGAAGTACAGTCATAAACTAATGGTTAATAATAGTAAATTAATCGAAAAATATTTGAAATAG
- the fni gene encoding type 2 isopentenyl-diphosphate Delta-isomerase: MPKQDAQIQRKVEHLFLAEKYFTDESFAGFDNVRLLHNALPELRLKDIDLSVNFIDQKISLPVYFNAITGGSKQSTRFNTELSQLAHTLNIPVSSGSMGVYLRLPETSDSFKVLRENNPDGFVISNVSAKVNATQAQQAIDLLSADALQIHLNALQELAMPEGDQEFFWLDNIKQIVASVNVPVIVKEVGFGLSQNNLEDLYKVGVKYVDISGFGGTDFAQIESARNHELDLTYLDRFSLSTTESLLESIPYQEKMTIFSSGGIRTPMDVIKSLRMGASAVGMSGLVLHHLQKYSLSETEIFFDEFIKQLKLIMAAIGAKSVQDIKKAPIIFDESLINYAKQRNIILPS, from the coding sequence ATGCCTAAACAAGATGCCCAAATTCAACGTAAAGTTGAACATCTTTTCTTAGCTGAAAAATACTTTACAGATGAATCCTTTGCTGGTTTTGACAATGTCCGTTTATTGCATAACGCTTTACCAGAACTCAGATTAAAAGATATTGATCTGTCAGTTAATTTCATTGATCAAAAAATCTCTCTGCCGGTCTATTTTAATGCCATCACAGGTGGCTCTAAACAGTCGACTCGTTTCAACACTGAGTTATCTCAGTTAGCTCATACACTCAACATCCCTGTTTCCAGTGGTTCTATGGGTGTCTATTTACGTTTACCTGAAACTAGCGACTCTTTTAAAGTTTTACGCGAAAATAATCCTGATGGATTCGTAATCAGCAATGTATCCGCTAAAGTCAATGCGACTCAAGCTCAACAAGCAATTGACCTCTTAAGCGCTGATGCTTTACAGATTCACTTAAATGCTCTTCAAGAGTTAGCCATGCCAGAAGGAGATCAAGAATTCTTCTGGCTCGATAATATTAAACAAATTGTAGCTTCCGTAAACGTTCCTGTGATCGTCAAGGAAGTTGGTTTTGGCTTGTCCCAAAATAATTTGGAAGACCTCTATAAGGTCGGTGTGAAGTACGTTGATATTTCTGGCTTTGGTGGAACCGATTTTGCTCAGATTGAAAGTGCTAGAAACCACGAATTAGACCTAACTTACTTAGATCGATTCTCGCTTTCGACGACTGAATCCCTTTTAGAGTCAATCCCCTATCAAGAAAAGATGACAATCTTTTCTTCTGGTGGAATCAGGACTCCCATGGATGTTATCAAATCTTTACGCATGGGAGCTAGTGCTGTGGGGATGTCAGGCTTAGTCTTGCACCATCTTCAAAAATACTCTTTAAGTGAAACAGAAATATTTTTTGATGAGTTTATTAAGCAATTGAAACTGATTATGGCAGCAATTGGGGCTAAATCAGTTCAAGACATCAAAAAAGCCCCCATCATTTTCGATGAAAGCTTAATCAACTACGCTAAACAACGTAATATAATCTTACCGTCTTAA
- a CDS encoding ABC transporter ATP-binding protein — MFNIVMQHIHGKARLSFFLAPLIMLGEVFCDLQQPTLMSKIIDQGLAKGDLNFVIQHALLMLMFAILGLIFGGSCGALGSFASLKMGESLRSHLLRVSLNDRQPKTLSPATLITRITNDVTQMQNLVMIVTRGLVRSPMLLFGGVVMSIIICPDLAPILGVIMPILIIFLIIVVRKSIPKYTKMQQSVDTVNKVMRENLQGAKTIKSYVLENHQLHQFTQQNHNLQQKSQSAALATVILSPVIQLMLNFGVIIAIGYGGSLAISNTISDGQIIAFVNYMIQITNAMIQTVNIITAFSRAITSSTRVQAVLDLAKTEVIENETVKIPSGSGIEFEKVSFGYAEGEPILDDLNFQVKDGQWLGIIGETGSGKSSVINLLTRKYDQYQGEIKIGGIDIQKLSLEDVHKKVAVALQDSLLFSGNILSNLTYGDSTATQESINQASIVSMSKEFIQKLPEKFQTDVEQAGKNFSGGQRQRLNIARSLVPNPDILVLDDATSAVDQSTNAKIKQRLEKLRHNKTTIIISQRVTNIMDCDQIIVLKNGRLISQGTHQELLKQSDFYRQLVKTQMGDVNFGHA; from the coding sequence TTGTTCAATATTGTAATGCAACATATACATGGAAAAGCTCGCTTGAGTTTCTTTTTGGCACCGTTAATTATGTTAGGAGAGGTTTTTTGTGATCTTCAACAACCAACGTTAATGTCAAAAATTATCGATCAAGGTCTAGCAAAAGGAGATCTGAATTTTGTGATACAACATGCTTTGTTAATGTTGATGTTTGCTATTTTAGGCTTAATCTTTGGTGGCAGTTGCGGTGCATTAGGGAGTTTTGCGTCGTTAAAAATGGGGGAATCATTACGAAGTCATTTATTGAGGGTATCTTTAAATGATCGTCAGCCAAAGACCCTATCGCCAGCTACTCTCATCACAAGAATCACTAATGACGTAACACAAATGCAAAATTTAGTTATGATAGTGACTCGTGGACTAGTTCGTTCACCAATGCTTTTGTTTGGTGGAGTAGTTATGTCAATCATCATTTGTCCGGATTTGGCACCAATTCTAGGCGTTATCATGCCAATTTTGATTATCTTTTTAATTATTGTTGTACGTAAAAGTATCCCCAAATATACTAAAATGCAGCAATCCGTAGATACGGTCAACAAGGTGATGCGTGAGAATCTTCAAGGGGCAAAGACAATCAAGTCCTATGTCCTTGAAAATCATCAATTGCACCAGTTTACGCAGCAAAATCACAACTTACAACAAAAGAGTCAAAGTGCCGCTTTGGCAACGGTTATCTTATCGCCGGTTATCCAATTGATGTTGAATTTTGGCGTTATCATTGCGATTGGTTATGGTGGCAGTTTAGCTATTAGTAACACCATCAGTGATGGACAAATTATTGCTTTCGTTAACTACATGATCCAAATCACGAATGCGATGATCCAAACGGTCAATATTATCACAGCTTTCTCACGAGCAATTACGAGTTCCACTAGAGTTCAAGCGGTCTTAGATTTAGCAAAAACAGAAGTAATTGAAAATGAGACTGTTAAGATACCTTCAGGAAGCGGAATTGAGTTTGAAAAAGTCTCTTTTGGCTATGCTGAAGGCGAACCAATCCTGGACGATTTAAACTTTCAAGTAAAAGATGGTCAATGGCTAGGAATCATTGGCGAAACTGGATCGGGAAAGAGTTCTGTGATTAATCTACTAACAAGAAAATACGATCAATACCAAGGGGAAATTAAAATTGGTGGGATTGATATTCAGAAGCTGAGTCTAGAAGATGTTCATAAAAAAGTGGCAGTAGCGTTACAGGATTCATTATTATTTTCTGGTAATATTCTCAGTAACTTAACTTATGGAGATAGTACTGCAACTCAAGAAAGTATCAATCAAGCTAGTATTGTGTCAATGAGTAAGGAGTTTATTCAAAAATTGCCAGAAAAGTTTCAAACCGATGTTGAACAGGCTGGTAAGAATTTCTCTGGTGGGCAACGTCAACGCTTAAATATTGCACGTTCGTTAGTTCCTAATCCAGATATTTTAGTACTGGATGATGCAACGAGTGCAGTTGATCAATCTACCAATGCAAAAATTAAGCAACGATTGGAAAAATTACGCCATAATAAAACTACTATCATCATTTCTCAAAGGGTGACGAACATTATGGATTGTGATCAAATTATTGTTTTAAAAAATGGTCGTTTGATTTCCCAAGGGACTCATCAGGAATTACTAAAACAATCAGACTTTTATCGTCAGCTAGTTAAAACGCAGATGGGGGATGTTAATTTTGGACATGCATAG
- a CDS encoding RsmB/NOP family class I SAM-dependent RNA methyltransferase → MKVDLSQDFKNKYRNLMGKRAEKLFEAIQDDSQEAFRLNPLKSNFKNVSYSLNKPIEYSNIGYFGEINGNSIDHLSGYVYSQEPSAMYVTEILEPQTNDKILDLCAAPGSKTTYIASKMASQGLLVSNEINTKRAKVLSSNIERMGITNTVVTNNSPKDFEKKFDQFFDKVLVDAPCSGEGMFRKDPESVKYWSLDYVEQCANRQRHILDSTYKLLKEGGTLVYSTCTFSPEENEQNIDWFLKKYPDMHLVPVKKYSGMEDAKPEWGNDNPELSKALRMFPDQFNGEGHFMCKMIKDGTLTEPKERKINNGLKKDDLQYVQKFAKTNLNSLTENNWLRISDFLYQAASLDHRFKGLHILRNGLKLGEFKKNRFEPDIAWILALKPDVLKTIFELTDEQFEKYLHGESIILSKRPEFNNKWIGLSYQGKLFSWGRYSNQQIKNVYPKGLRR, encoded by the coding sequence ATGAAAGTCGATTTGAGTCAAGACTTTAAGAATAAATATCGTAATTTAATGGGAAAGAGAGCCGAAAAGCTATTTGAAGCGATTCAAGATGACAGTCAAGAGGCATTTCGCTTGAATCCTTTGAAATCTAATTTTAAGAATGTCTCTTATTCTTTAAATAAACCTATTGAATATAGCAATATTGGTTATTTTGGTGAGATCAACGGTAATTCAATCGATCACTTGTCAGGCTATGTTTATAGTCAAGAACCTAGTGCCATGTATGTCACGGAAATTTTGGAGCCACAGACTAATGATAAAATTCTTGATCTCTGTGCAGCACCAGGAAGTAAAACGACTTATATAGCCTCAAAAATGGCCTCTCAGGGACTTTTAGTCAGTAACGAGATAAATACTAAGCGTGCTAAGGTCCTTTCTTCAAACATCGAGAGAATGGGGATTACTAATACAGTTGTAACTAATAATTCTCCGAAAGATTTTGAAAAAAAGTTTGATCAATTTTTTGATAAAGTTTTAGTTGATGCACCTTGTTCGGGTGAGGGAATGTTTCGTAAAGATCCTGAGTCGGTTAAGTATTGGTCTTTGGATTATGTGGAACAATGTGCTAACCGTCAAAGACATATTCTTGATTCAACTTATAAATTGTTAAAGGAAGGCGGTACTCTAGTTTACTCAACTTGTACCTTTTCTCCGGAAGAAAATGAGCAAAATATCGACTGGTTCTTGAAAAAGTATCCTGACATGCATTTGGTTCCGGTAAAGAAGTATTCAGGAATGGAAGATGCTAAGCCTGAGTGGGGCAATGACAATCCTGAATTAAGCAAAGCTTTAAGAATGTTCCCTGATCAATTCAATGGCGAAGGGCACTTCATGTGCAAGATGATCAAAGATGGTACTTTGACCGAACCTAAGGAACGTAAAATCAATAATGGCTTGAAAAAAGATGATCTTCAATATGTTCAAAAGTTTGCCAAAACTAATTTGAATAGTCTAACGGAAAATAATTGGCTACGAATTAGTGACTTTTTATATCAAGCAGCTAGTTTAGATCACCGTTTTAAGGGATTACACATTTTGCGGAATGGTTTAAAACTGGGCGAATTCAAAAAAAATAGGTTCGAGCCCGATATCGCTTGGATATTGGCACTCAAACCTGATGTTTTAAAAACTATTTTTGAATTAACTGATGAACAATTTGAAAAGTATTTGCATGGTGAATCGATCATCTTAAGTAAGCGTCCTGAATTTAACAACAAATGGATTGGTCTATCTTATCAAGGTAAACTGTTCAGCTGGGGACGTTATAGCAATCAGCAAATAAAAAACGTCTATCCTAAAGGATTAAGACGGTAA
- a CDS encoding ABC transporter ATP-binding protein: MHRRGPRNIHRQKVSLNNWQETIKRMWNYLKVYRWKLAIVFGLTTVTTAVTIIGNRMNGIVVDQYIDKNRLKALIYVCIFLTIIYLISSVFTYFQNSIIIKVAQATSNQIRQDVFANLQRLPMKFFDTHDNGDVMSRLTNDVDNINTALMQTFVQLFTGVISVLGMGLAMLILSPTLTVIALLSTVATYLFSKGISKLTQRAFSTQQSSLGELNTQIEETVSGKQLVQLFNHTETTLNKFDQVNAQYTKSAFKAQALSSIIGPFNNMTNNIAYLLITAVGAISIIGGYGKITVGVIFTFLIYLRNFTGPINNVLNLINTLQLSLASAERVFELIDERPEIDDSQAIAMKQSTGYVSFEHVSFAYDQTPILKNISLTANPGEVVALVGPTGAGKTTIMNLLTNLYPLQKGRVLLDGHDVTKIRRHDLRKLVTVVQQESFLFNLSILENIRLGRPNASDEDVKKAAKRANADKFINQLPDGYETILSENASQLSQGQRQLLSIARAFIAESPVLVLDEATASIDSQTELDVQKAMTNLMEKKTSFVIAHRLSTIKNADQIVVINHGEVIEKGTHQELLMKNGFYAKLYNSQFS; the protein is encoded by the coding sequence ATGCATAGACGCGGACCACGAAATATTCATCGTCAAAAAGTGTCACTTAATAATTGGCAAGAAACCATTAAACGAATGTGGAATTATCTTAAAGTTTATCGTTGGAAATTGGCAATCGTCTTTGGACTGACGACAGTAACGACCGCGGTTACAATTATCGGTAATAGAATGAATGGGATTGTTGTAGATCAATATATTGATAAGAACCGTTTAAAAGCTTTAATTTATGTTTGCATTTTTCTGACAATTATCTATTTGATTTCCAGTGTGTTTACTTACTTTCAAAACTCAATCATTATCAAAGTTGCCCAAGCTACTAGTAATCAAATAAGGCAGGATGTCTTTGCCAATTTGCAACGGCTTCCTATGAAATTTTTTGATACGCATGACAATGGTGATGTGATGAGTCGTTTGACTAATGATGTCGATAATATCAATACCGCTTTAATGCAGACGTTTGTGCAATTATTTACTGGTGTAATCAGCGTTTTAGGTATGGGATTAGCAATGCTGATTCTTTCGCCAACTTTAACTGTGATTGCACTTTTAAGTACTGTTGCGACCTATCTTTTTTCAAAAGGTATCTCTAAACTAACGCAAAGGGCTTTTTCAACCCAACAGAGTTCTCTAGGCGAATTGAATACTCAGATTGAAGAGACTGTTTCTGGCAAACAATTGGTGCAACTGTTCAATCATACAGAAACGACTTTGAATAAATTTGATCAAGTCAATGCTCAGTATACGAAATCGGCTTTCAAAGCTCAGGCTCTATCTTCAATTATTGGTCCCTTTAATAATATGACGAATAATATTGCATACTTATTGATTACAGCTGTGGGTGCCATTTCTATTATTGGTGGTTATGGAAAAATCACTGTGGGAGTTATCTTTACTTTTTTAATTTATCTGCGTAATTTCACTGGTCCTATCAATAATGTATTGAATCTAATAAATACCTTGCAGTTGTCGTTAGCCAGTGCTGAGCGTGTCTTTGAATTGATTGATGAGAGACCAGAAATAGATGACTCGCAGGCTATTGCAATGAAACAGTCGACAGGGTACGTTTCATTTGAGCATGTATCTTTTGCATACGATCAAACACCAATTTTAAAGAACATTAGTTTAACAGCTAATCCAGGAGAAGTTGTAGCCTTGGTTGGACCTACTGGTGCCGGGAAAACGACGATTATGAATCTATTAACTAATCTGTATCCACTCCAAAAAGGGCGAGTCTTATTGGATGGACATGACGTCACAAAAATCCGTCGACATGATTTAAGAAAACTGGTTACAGTAGTGCAGCAAGAATCATTTCTGTTTAATCTTAGTATTTTAGAGAACATACGATTGGGCAGACCTAATGCTAGTGACGAAGACGTTAAAAAGGCAGCTAAGCGTGCCAATGCGGACAAGTTTATTAATCAATTACCGGATGGCTATGAAACTATTTTGAGTGAGAACGCCAGTCAGCTTTCCCAAGGACAAAGGCAACTCCTCAGTATCGCCAGAGCATTTATCGCTGAATCGCCTGTACTAGTCTTAGACGAAGCAACTGCCTCAATTGATAGCCAGACCGAATTGGATGTTCAAAAAGCTATGACCAACTTGATGGAAAAGAAGACCAGTTTTGTGATTGCTCACAGGTTATCGACGATTAAAAATGCGGATCAAATCGTTGTAATCAATCATGGTGAAGTCATCGAAAAAGGAACTCATCAGGAGTTGTTAATGAAGAATGGTTTTTATGCTAAATTGTATAATAGTCAGTTTTCATAA
- a CDS encoding LBP_cg2779 family protein produces the protein MDKPNIAEMIIQYEKNKDMNDTQFAFESHLSVERIHNLKSGDYKATADEEKTILEYIKLHQ, from the coding sequence ATGGATAAACCAAATATTGCTGAAATGATAATTCAGTATGAAAAGAATAAAGATATGAATGATACACAATTTGCTTTTGAAAGTCACCTTTCTGTTGAGCGTATTCATAATTTAAAATCAGGTGATTACAAAGCTACTGCGGATGAGGAAAAAACTATTTTAGAGTATATTAAACTGCATCAATAG
- a CDS encoding phosphomevalonate kinase — translation MSTGKAPGKLYLAGEYAVVETGFPAVLTSVNKYVTVTVSKSQNGGTIQSKNLNKELIHWNRQGTELVFDDSESQLQYILAAIKFTEKYALECGVKLSYYDLLVTSELDSEDGKKYGLGSSAAVTVAVVKTLGDFYNLDLSAMDIYKISALSHLSVQGNGSLGDIAASAFGGIVAYYSPDRNWIFNMIRNHSITEILSLNWPQLKIQTLDLPRDLELTVGWTGSPASTSILVDRIALTKAQKVGKYQSFLQASRKNVEQLIKGFKNNDAILIKKMFSKYRDLLEDLADFSDVHIETDLLTKLCDIAEKLGGSAKTSGAGGGDCGIVLSDRSLNVTELKKEWQKVGITPLTLKIGEIIAHA, via the coding sequence TTGTCTACAGGAAAAGCACCTGGAAAATTATATTTGGCTGGAGAATATGCTGTCGTTGAAACTGGATTTCCGGCGGTTCTGACATCAGTTAATAAATATGTAACCGTTACTGTCAGCAAATCTCAAAATGGCGGAACTATTCAGTCAAAAAACTTAAATAAAGAATTAATTCATTGGAATCGTCAAGGAACTGAATTGGTCTTTGATGACTCAGAAAGTCAATTACAATACATTCTCGCAGCTATCAAGTTCACTGAAAAGTATGCTCTTGAATGTGGCGTTAAGTTGAGTTACTACGACTTATTAGTTACTAGTGAATTAGATTCAGAAGATGGTAAAAAATATGGTCTTGGCTCATCGGCAGCCGTGACCGTTGCAGTGGTGAAAACACTGGGAGACTTTTATAATCTAGATCTCTCGGCAATGGATATCTATAAGATTTCTGCCCTTTCACATTTATCCGTTCAAGGAAATGGTAGCTTAGGAGATATTGCAGCGAGCGCCTTTGGAGGCATTGTTGCTTATTACTCACCCGATCGAAACTGGATTTTTAATATGATTCGCAATCATAGTATTACTGAAATTTTATCTTTAAACTGGCCTCAACTAAAGATTCAAACCTTGGATCTTCCAAGGGACTTAGAACTAACCGTTGGTTGGACTGGCTCACCTGCTTCAACTTCAATTTTGGTTGATCGAATTGCCTTAACTAAAGCTCAAAAAGTTGGAAAGTATCAAAGCTTTTTGCAGGCTAGTCGGAAAAATGTTGAACAATTGATCAAGGGCTTTAAAAATAACGATGCCATTCTGATTAAAAAAATGTTCAGTAAATATCGCGATCTACTGGAAGATCTTGCCGACTTCAGCGACGTTCACATTGAAACAGATTTACTAACTAAACTCTGTGATATTGCTGAAAAACTCGGCGGTTCTGCTAAGACTTCCGGTGCCGGTGGTGGCGACTGTGGAATTGTCTTGAGTGATCGCTCTTTAAACGTCACTGAACTTAAAAAAGAATGGCAAAAAGTTGGAATTACCCCACTTACTCTAAAAATCGGAGAAATAATAGCTCATGCCTAA
- a CDS encoding 2-hydroxymuconate tautomerase, producing the protein MPLVHIDLIEGRNPEQLKGMVKDVTDAIVKNTGAPAEHVHVVLNEMAKEHYAVGGILKSDEK; encoded by the coding sequence ATGCCATTAGTACATATTGATCTTATTGAAGGTCGTAATCCAGAACAGTTAAAGGGTATGGTTAAGGACGTTACTGACGCCATCGTTAAAAATACTGGTGCTCCAGCAGAACATGTTCACGTCGTTTTGAATGAAATGGCTAAAGAACACTATGCCGTTGGTGGAATTTTAAAGAGTGACGAAAAATAA
- the lepB gene encoding signal peptidase I, with protein sequence MAENNGRRRPQKEEESGWKFWLQTIAMTLAIYAVFFLGFKFILSNDRVSGPSMQPTFENGDKVISARHSKLSRGDVIVLKAPDEAGSFYIKRIIGLPGDTVVSKNNKMYINGKLYKEDFLKAGSKLKEPDTSLYAGKPYSYTYNFTLSSLAKNSPEYKERYSNSYLKKVEKTNKVPAGTYFVMGDHRTVSKDSRIIGFIDKKSVVGEVKWRYWPFTRWAIF encoded by the coding sequence ATGGCAGAAAATAATGGAAGACGTCGGCCTCAGAAGGAAGAAGAATCGGGTTGGAAGTTTTGGTTGCAAACTATTGCAATGACGCTTGCAATCTATGCCGTCTTCTTTTTAGGTTTTAAGTTTATCCTTTCAAACGATAGGGTCTCAGGACCGTCAATGCAGCCGACTTTTGAAAATGGTGATAAGGTCATTTCTGCTAGACATTCAAAGCTTTCTCGTGGTGACGTTATCGTTTTGAAGGCTCCAGATGAGGCTGGTTCGTTCTATATCAAGAGAATTATTGGTCTACCAGGAGATACAGTCGTTTCCAAGAACAATAAAATGTACATTAATGGTAAACTGTATAAGGAGGACTTCCTCAAAGCTGGTTCGAAGTTAAAAGAACCTGATACTAGTTTATATGCGGGTAAACCCTATAGTTACACGTATAATTTTACCTTAAGTTCTCTAGCTAAGAATTCACCTGAGTATAAAGAGAGATACAGTAATTCTTATCTAAAAAAGGTTGAGAAAACTAATAAGGTTCCTGCTGGAACTTACTTTGTTATGGGAGATCATCGAACTGTTTCAAAGGACAGTCGTATTATTGGTTTTATTGATAAAAAGAGTGTCGTCGGTGAGGTTAAGTGGCGTTATTGGCCATTTACAAGATGGGCAATTTTTTAG
- a CDS encoding DUF2075 domain-containing protein yields MLTSIFPNKDLTDEQEQVLNDILEFTRQGLQSKQKSVFQLNGDAGTGKSVILTQLFLKLETFAKQNQNDNYFLVNHPELLKVYQENAGEFPQLRKNRFLRPTSFINRLHKIGKKADVVVIDEAHLLLSESDHYNNFMQQNQLEEIIKLSKVVILVFDARQVLKLKSFWSDQRLAQVIPKNIRFKTATLKAQMRMQAPVKIIKWIDDLTDDLQLDKLNQINSDYLSSDADYDFRIYKDAEKMYQDLRAKNNEIGESRIVATADYPSTLDGKKHYVNEGKFHLPWDQYNYSKVTWAQKPETINEIGSIYTVQGFDLNYVAVIIGPSIVHDGTDKIRIDVSKYEDQEAFKNRHENDIEKLEEAKRRIILNSMNVLLKRGIKGCFVYFHDQQIFQNLKR; encoded by the coding sequence ATGTTAACATCAATTTTTCCAAATAAGGATCTTACTGACGAACAAGAACAAGTTTTAAATGATATTTTAGAATTCACTCGTCAAGGTCTACAAAGTAAACAAAAATCAGTTTTCCAATTAAATGGTGACGCTGGAACTGGTAAAAGTGTTATTCTAACGCAACTGTTCTTAAAATTAGAGACGTTTGCCAAACAAAATCAGAATGATAATTATTTTCTAGTCAATCATCCCGAATTATTAAAGGTATATCAGGAGAATGCCGGTGAGTTTCCTCAATTAAGAAAAAATCGATTTTTGCGGCCGACATCTTTTATCAATCGTTTACATAAAATTGGTAAAAAAGCTGATGTGGTAGTGATTGATGAAGCCCATTTATTGCTTAGTGAGAGTGATCATTACAATAATTTCATGCAGCAAAATCAATTAGAAGAAATAATTAAGTTGAGTAAAGTGGTTATTTTGGTATTTGATGCGCGTCAAGTATTGAAATTAAAGAGTTTCTGGTCAGACCAACGCTTAGCCCAAGTAATTCCAAAAAATATTCGTTTCAAAACTGCTACTTTGAAAGCTCAAATGCGAATGCAAGCACCAGTCAAAATTATCAAATGGATCGATGACTTGACCGATGATTTACAGTTAGACAAACTGAATCAAATTAACTCCGATTATTTATCGAGTGATGCTGATTATGATTTTCGAATTTATAAAGATGCTGAAAAAATGTATCAAGATTTAAGAGCAAAAAATAACGAGATAGGAGAGTCTCGTATTGTCGCGACTGCTGATTATCCTTCGACTTTGGATGGTAAGAAACACTATGTCAATGAAGGAAAATTCCATTTGCCTTGGGATCAATACAACTATTCTAAAGTAACTTGGGCTCAAAAGCCTGAAACTATCAATGAAATTGGTTCGATTTACACTGTTCAAGGATTTGATCTTAATTACGTGGCAGTAATTATTGGGCCCTCAATCGTACATGACGGTACTGACAAGATAAGAATTGATGTTTCTAAATATGAAGACCAAGAGGCTTTTAAGAATCGTCACGAAAATGATATTGAGAAACTGGAAGAAGCTAAACGACGGATTATTTTGAATTCGATGAATGTCTTGTTAAAAAGAGGTATCAAAGGTTGTTTTGTTTATTTTCATGATCAACAGATATTTCAAAATTTAAAGAGATAA